The window CGGAACGACCGGCGGCACAACCGGCGGGACGACCGGGGGAACAACCGGCGGAACGACCGGCGGCACAACCGGCGGGACGACCGGCGGAACGACCGGTGGAACAACGGGCGGAACGACCGGCGGCGTGTCGACCGGCGCGACGACCACGACTAGCGTAAGCAGCGGTGCCACCGTCACTCTGCCACCTGAGTCGAACGGCGAGTCCGCTGGGGGCGGCGGCGCGGAAGCCGGCGCGGCCGGTGCTGGGGCTGCAGGAGCTGCAGTGGTTGCGGCTCCGATTGAAGCCGCTCCGGCGGCTCAGCCAGCGGCGCCGGAAGTTGTCACGGCGGCTCCCGGTGCGGTAGCTCCAGGCGCGGCTCCAGGCGCGGCGGCTCCTTCGGCTCCGGCGGCAGCAGCGCCGGCTCCAGCGGTACTGGGCGCGCAGCAGACCGCGCCATCCGCTCCAACGCAGCCGGCGATACTGGGAGCGGCGCAGGTCAAGCCGCGTACGCTTCCGTTCAACGGACTCTCACCGGCTTGGGCGACGCTCGTGACCGGCGGGCAGTGGGTAGGATCCCTGCTCGGCATGCTCGGGCTGCTGCTCTTCGCGCGGGGGTTCCGTAAGCAGACGTAACGTTCTATGCGGTTCTAAAGGTGACGAATCGGCAATTGACCCGCGCGGGGCGCAGCCCCGCGCGGGTCAACCGTTTGCTCGGGCAGAAGCGGCTCGAGAAATTCGAACTAGTCGGTGAAGTCCTCGACGACGATCACGCCGTGCGGTCCGCCATCCATCACGCCGATGCCGATCCAGCGATAGACCGGCGAGAGGATGTTGGCGCGGTGTCCCGGGCTGTTCATCAGCAGCCGGTGGGCTTCCTGGACGTCCTGCGCGTACGCGAGATTCTCACCGACGTGCCACGGCGAGAGTCCCGCGGCTTCCACGCGCGCGAGCGGCAGCCGGCCGTCCCGTGATTCGTGCGAGAGATATCCATAGGCAAACATGTCGGATCCGTGCGTTCTCGCGACCGTGCGGAGGGTGGTGTTGGCCCTCAGCGGCGACAGCCCCGCCGCCTCGCGGGACTGGTTGAGGAGAGCCAGCATCGTGACCTCCATCACCGACGATGCCGGAGCCTCTGCGATCCGGTACGGCAGTGTGTAACTGCGGGTCAGTTCGGTGCGGTTAGGCGCGGGCGCGGAAGCGATCGCGGCCGACGCCGCGGTGAAAACGATGACTGCGAGCAGTGCGCCGGCGCATGTCGAAACCCTGCGCATCGGTCTCTCCCCCCGAATGAAACTTCCCTTCGGTCAGTGGCTAATTTACTCGACTCATGCCCCACCGCGCCATAGGTTGGCGGCCCGATTGTTGGCAAAAGCGGCG of the bacterium genome contains:
- a CDS encoding CAP domain-containing protein → MRRVSTCAGALLAVIVFTAASAAIASAPAPNRTELTRSYTLPYRIAEAPASSVMEVTMLALLNQSREAAGLSPLRANTTLRTVARTHGSDMFAYGYLSHESRDGRLPLARVEAAGLSPWHVGENLAYAQDVQEAHRLLMNSPGHRANILSPVYRWIGIGVMDGGPHGVIVVEDFTD